A genomic stretch from Helianthus annuus cultivar XRQ/B chromosome 1, HanXRQr2.0-SUNRISE, whole genome shotgun sequence includes:
- the LOC118485721 gene encoding extensin-like, which produces MPPRFLRGRGKGPVSGHDHEAGPSHRRTPSITMSTSPQEPWRLYIEPGRRSVSLSSSPSYQHPFGPHSENEPNNQPPAFIPLQRSNSHHSFGDPTPVFQSRFNPANLLPEPVGFNPLGPEDHFSGENDMDEDTDPVEPALGTPNHPIEISDGSSFHGSPYSGPDSFMEKFNQYDWYFTPSEHSHHQQQQDPSVGQQFVAATPPPPPPHQPPPPPVYQPPQPQIQQEVLERLNQVEQEVREDRRERQGFFKGLSDLLKGKSKRRGH; this is translated from the exons ATGCCACCCAGATTCCTTCGTGGTAGAGGCAAAGGACCCGTGTCAGgtcatgatcacgaggccgggccgTCGCATCGACGTACTCCTTCCATCACCATGAGCACCAGCCCGCaagagccatggaggctctatATTGAACCTGGAAGGCGATCTGTATCCCTTAGCTCCTCTCCTTCGTACCAACACCCTTTTGGGCCCCATTCAgaaaacgagcccaacaaccAGCCGCCAGCTTTCATACCTCTTcagagatccaactctcatcACTCTTTTGGCGACCCAACACCCGTTTTCCAAAGCCGATTTAACCCGGCTAACCTTCTGCCAGAACCCGTGGGTTTCAACCCACTTGGACCAGAAGACCACTTTTCAGGGGAAAacgacatggacgaggatactgacccCGTGGAACCTGCATTAGGAACGCCGAATCATCCCATTGAAATCTCAGATGGGTCATCATTCCATGGATCGCCATATAGCGGACCGGACAGTTTTATGGAGAAGTTCAACCAgtatgattggtacttcaccccgtCTGAACACTCGCATcatcagcagcaacaggatccttcggtGGGTCAACAGTTTGTGGCAGctacgccaccgccaccaccgcca catcaGCCACCTCCTCCACCGGTGTACCAGCCGCCACAGCCACAGATTCAGCAGGAAGTCCTTGAGAGGCTAAACCAAGTTGAACAAGAAGTTCGTGAAGACCGCAGAGAGCGGCAAGGTTTCTTCAAAGGGCTGTCAGACTTGCTTAAGGGGAAGTCGAAGAGGAGGGGTCATTAA